CCGACGGGACCCACCGACACTGCGACTGTACGCGGCAGAACCGAGTTCGTTCTTTCGATCCGAGAGAGAATAGATGGCGAGTTGAGAAGCCTGGATGGGACTCTTCGACGCAGCTACCGAACGGAGTCGAGCGAAACCACTGTGAGCCCGGCTTAGGGACCACGGTAGGTGTCGATACCGGAATCGCCGTGTGGATCCGTGGGAGGACACTCGAGTCTTACCTCGGTGACGACCTCCCGTGTAATGACCTGCCAGGTCCCGTTTCGGCGACTCTTCTCGGTGCGAAGCCATGTGCCTCCCTTTTGAGGCTCGAAAACATACCGCAGACGGCAGGCGTCCTCGGGAGCCCACTCGATTATAATTGTCTCTCTCATTCTACTTTCCTCTTCTATTGAATAGGGAGTTCTCACTACAGTTATTATTTTTGGTATTATCTTCTATAGAATTGGGATCCGCGTCGTTAATTCTGTTACACTATATATGAAACCATCGGGGCAAAAGGGTAAAAGAAGTAGTGAAAAACACGAGCCCGTGCTTAGGATCGGTTCTCGCCGCCGGTGCAGTCCGTTTCCTCGGCAGTGGGCCCGCCGTCGTCCTCGGCTGTCGACTGCTGCTCGACAGTGTCGGACGCCGCTGGGGGCGAGCTATCGACTCTGGCGTCCTCGGAGTCGGCACCGCTCCCGCGGAGGTACGGAAAGCCCATCCAGAGCACGCCCAGGACCATGATCGCGACACCCAGTGCTGCGAGTCGCGGTTGCTCGATCATGGCATCGGACCGGGCCAACGACGGGTGCAGTCGAGACCGCACAGAGGACGCGTCGGAACTGAGAGCACGCTGTAGCGCCACTATCACCGAAGCGACATATAGCAGTTACTATCCAAGAACGCCCGGACGGTTCCCCACTTCCATCCCTACCGGCCCACCGCCGGCTGAGGGCATGAGACGGGCGGGTGACGTCCTCTCAGGACTGAAGTCGTGGGCTTCCGCGATATTCGTGTCACGACTCCGTCCCCGCATTCGGGGCGCGGGCGGTCGCCGTCACATCGTTTCAGTAGATGTTTTGGGCTGTAAACACTACCGCGGCCAATGAGCGACAGCGGCCAGGCGATCGCCGAAGAGACGGTCTCCTCCCTGCCGGTCGTCACGACCGAGGAACAGCTCCTCGCGCTGACGGTCGCGGTTCTCCTCGGGACGGTGCTCCTGCTGGCGGTGTTCCCGCGTGGCATCCAGCGACTGCAGACGACACTCGAGGACGCAACCGAACGCGACTGGGGCGAGACGCTCGAGCGGTATCTCCCGGTTGGCCGCCTCGCCCACGCGATCGTGCGGCTCGGCCAGCTGGGCGTCGTGGTCGGTGGTATCGTCGGCGTCCTCCACCTCTGGGGGTACGAATCGCCCGTCTGGTATACGATCGAGATCCTCACCGCCATGTGGCCGTCGCTCTCGCGGATGGTGGCAAGCGGGGTCGTTCTGCTTGCGGCGTATCTCGGTGGGTTGGCGGTCGCGTCGTGGATGGACTCGCTGTCGGCGAACGCCCCCGGGATCGACCGCCACGACCGGGAGATCATCACGCGGGTGTTACAGCTCACGCTGCTGATCACGGCGGTGCTGTTCGTTCTGACCCTCTGGAACTTCGATATCTCGGGGCTGCTCGTCGGTGCGGGCGTCATCGGGGTGGTTCTCGGCTTCGCCGCACAGGAGACGCTCGGCTCGGTCATCGCGGGGTTTATCCTGATGTTCTCGCGTCCGTTCGAGATCGGCGACTGGATCGTCGTCGGCGACGACCGGGGGATCGTTACCGATATCACGATCGTCCACACCCGGATCCGCGGTCCGAACGGCGAACACGTCATCATCCCGAACGAGGTGATCGGGAGCCGGACGATCCGCAACCGCAGCAATGAAA
This genomic window from Natronococcus occultus SP4 contains:
- a CDS encoding mechanosensitive ion channel family protein; translated protein: MSDSGQAIAEETVSSLPVVTTEEQLLALTVAVLLGTVLLLAVFPRGIQRLQTTLEDATERDWGETLERYLPVGRLAHAIVRLGQLGVVVGGIVGVLHLWGYESPVWYTIEILTAMWPSLSRMVASGVVLLAAYLGGLAVASWMDSLSANAPGIDRHDREIITRVLQLTLLITAVLFVLTLWNFDISGLLVGAGVIGVVLGFAAQETLGSVIAGFILMFSRPFEIGDWIVVGDDRGIVTDITIVHTRIRGPNGEHVIIPNEVIGSRTIRNRSNESRLRFAVDVGVDYETDLETAREVAQEAVESLEIVEETPFPSVRIEELADSSVVLRIRFWIAKPNTEKMWKAEDEVLGAAKTALEDAGVNIPYPHLRSVTEAKPTREPRSISQSNQD